The Pseudarthrobacter sulfonivorans genome includes a window with the following:
- a CDS encoding stealth family protein: MVEDLLFLRNVLAEAGLDYLLVRGNNDRPVIALDWNDRKKLRAALVEACRNEPVYSMTVDAKKKSSVLVADGDLSPNRQARIFRLYRPRVEPDGGFEFGSSAGVQIELWSFEGDQLILPIENSLTRRTMQSQDAVRGTVERYGHTWPTIENMFADHASDISFDIDLVFSWVDGSSPEYIAARRAQQQGVVLGEGDDHEARFRQIDELKYALRSVYMFAPWIRRIFIATDSPAPKWLAEHPSVTIVRSDEFFADPAVLPTHNSQAVECQLHHIEGLSEHFLYSNDDMFFGRSVGPDMFFTPGGVTKFIEAETRIGLGDNDAERSGFENAARVNRKLLWNRFGRITTRHLEHTAAPLRRSVVARMEREFPEEFQKTAASRFRAADNISVTNSFYHYYALLTGRAVTQTAAKVRYVDTTARAGLNSLPKLLAKRNMDFFCLNDGSFPEVPADERAEIVTDFLEKYYPIKAPWEL, from the coding sequence ATGGTTGAGGATCTGCTGTTCCTGCGCAATGTGCTCGCGGAGGCCGGGCTGGACTACCTTTTGGTGCGCGGCAACAACGACCGTCCGGTCATCGCCCTGGACTGGAACGACCGCAAGAAGCTGCGGGCGGCCTTGGTGGAGGCCTGCCGCAACGAGCCTGTGTACTCCATGACCGTGGACGCGAAAAAGAAGTCCTCCGTGCTGGTTGCCGACGGAGATCTCTCCCCCAACCGTCAGGCCCGCATCTTCCGCCTCTACCGACCGCGGGTTGAACCCGACGGCGGTTTCGAGTTCGGTTCCTCCGCTGGCGTCCAGATTGAGCTCTGGAGCTTTGAGGGCGACCAGCTGATCCTCCCGATCGAAAACTCCCTGACCCGCCGCACCATGCAGTCCCAGGACGCTGTCCGCGGGACGGTTGAACGGTACGGCCACACCTGGCCCACCATCGAGAACATGTTCGCCGACCATGCCAGCGACATCAGCTTCGACATCGACCTGGTGTTTTCGTGGGTTGACGGCAGCTCTCCCGAATACATCGCGGCCCGCCGTGCCCAGCAGCAGGGTGTGGTTCTCGGCGAAGGCGACGACCACGAAGCCCGCTTCCGGCAGATCGACGAACTCAAATACGCCCTGCGCTCCGTCTACATGTTCGCGCCCTGGATCCGCCGCATCTTTATCGCCACAGACTCCCCCGCCCCGAAGTGGCTCGCGGAGCACCCGTCGGTGACCATTGTCCGCAGCGATGAGTTTTTCGCCGATCCCGCAGTGCTGCCCACGCACAACTCGCAGGCAGTGGAATGCCAGCTCCACCACATCGAGGGCCTCTCCGAGCACTTCCTCTACTCGAATGACGACATGTTCTTCGGCCGCTCGGTGGGCCCGGACATGTTCTTCACACCGGGTGGCGTCACGAAGTTCATCGAGGCCGAGACCCGGATCGGGCTGGGCGACAACGATGCCGAGCGCAGTGGCTTCGAGAACGCCGCCCGTGTGAACCGCAAGCTGCTCTGGAACCGGTTCGGTCGGATCACCACGCGGCACCTGGAGCACACCGCCGCCCCGCTGCGACGCAGCGTTGTGGCCAGGATGGAGCGTGAGTTCCCGGAGGAGTTCCAGAAGACGGCGGCGAGCAGGTTCCGCGCCGCGGACAACATCTCGGTCACCAATTCCTTCTACCACTACTACGCGCTGCTGACAGGCCGTGCGGTCACGCAGACCGCAGCCAAGGTGCGTTACGTGGACACCACCGCCCGCGCCGGGCTGAACTCCCTGCCCAAGCTGCTGGCCAAGCGGAACATGGACTTCTTCTGCCTCAACGACGGCAGTTTCCCCGAAGTCCCCGCGGACGAGCGCGCCGAGATCGTGACCGACTTCCTGGAGAAGTACTACCCCATCAAGGCGCCCTGGGAGCTCTGA
- a CDS encoding phosphodiesterase: MKHIEAEHPRPRHFLLHLSDPHLLGGPDPLYGAVDSEAKLIQLFDEVRASGARPEAVIFTGDLADQGDPQAYAKLRAIVDPACEDMGAQVIWAMGNHDNRANFRTGLLDEPASDAPVDRSYFINGLRIITMDTSVPGYHHGELSPAQLGWLTRQLDTPAPDGTILALHHPPVPSVLDLAVLVELRDQASLASVVRNSDVRTILAGHLHYSTTATFAGIPVSVASATCYTQDLNVAVGGTRGRDGGQAFNLVHVYEHTIVHSVVPLGNAATVGEHVTSEMTAERLAAAGVSIPDNAKTGGVRKVALPNYAI; encoded by the coding sequence ATGAAGCACATCGAGGCCGAACACCCCCGGCCACGCCACTTCCTTCTCCACCTGAGCGACCCCCACCTGTTGGGGGGTCCGGATCCCCTTTACGGCGCAGTTGACAGCGAAGCCAAGCTCATTCAGCTTTTCGACGAGGTCAGGGCTTCCGGCGCCCGGCCCGAGGCCGTGATCTTCACGGGTGACCTCGCCGACCAAGGCGACCCTCAAGCCTACGCAAAGCTCCGGGCAATTGTTGATCCCGCCTGCGAAGACATGGGCGCCCAAGTCATCTGGGCCATGGGCAACCACGACAACCGCGCCAACTTCCGGACCGGGCTGCTGGACGAGCCTGCCAGTGACGCACCGGTGGACCGCAGCTACTTCATCAACGGCCTGCGCATCATCACCATGGACACGTCGGTCCCGGGTTACCACCACGGCGAGCTAAGCCCGGCCCAGCTGGGGTGGCTTACCCGCCAACTGGATACCCCGGCCCCCGACGGCACCATCCTGGCGCTCCACCATCCGCCGGTCCCGTCGGTCCTGGACCTTGCCGTGCTCGTGGAACTGCGGGACCAGGCGAGCCTGGCCTCCGTGGTCCGCAACTCCGACGTCCGGACCATTCTGGCTGGGCATCTGCACTACTCGACCACCGCCACCTTTGCGGGGATTCCTGTCTCCGTCGCCTCGGCCACGTGCTACACCCAGGACCTCAACGTCGCCGTCGGCGGTACCCGCGGCCGGGACGGCGGGCAGGCCTTCAACCTGGTGCATGTCTACGAGCACACCATTGTCCACTCCGTGGTTCCGCTGGGGAACGCGGCCACCGTAGGGGAGCATGTCACCTCGGAAATGACTGCCGAGCGACTGGCCGCCGCGGGCGTCAGCATCCCTGACAACGCCAAAACAGGAGGCGTCAGGAAGGTAGCCCTTCCGAACTACGCTATCTAG
- a CDS encoding glutathione peroxidase, producing the protein MTDLYTIPLTLNDGTETDFGRFKGNVVVVVNVASKCGFTPQYAGLETLYEKFRDRGFDVLGVPCNQFAGQEPGNDSEIAEFCERNFGVTFPLTAKANVRGKDQHPLYAELTRFKTSVLPGLVKWNFEKFLVNREGEVVARFAPTVEPDSAEVIDAIEMALAEFDGPAATIELSKA; encoded by the coding sequence GTGACAGACCTGTACACCATTCCCCTCACTCTCAACGACGGCACCGAAACCGACTTTGGCCGGTTCAAGGGCAACGTGGTGGTGGTGGTGAACGTGGCGTCAAAGTGCGGTTTCACTCCGCAGTACGCGGGCCTGGAGACGCTATACGAGAAGTTCCGCGACCGCGGCTTCGATGTGCTCGGAGTTCCGTGCAACCAGTTCGCCGGCCAGGAGCCAGGCAACGACAGTGAGATCGCCGAGTTCTGCGAGCGGAATTTCGGTGTCACTTTCCCGCTGACGGCCAAGGCCAACGTGCGTGGCAAGGACCAGCATCCGCTCTATGCCGAGCTGACCAGGTTCAAAACCAGTGTGCTGCCAGGCCTGGTGAAATGGAACTTCGAGAAGTTCCTGGTCAACCGCGAGGGCGAGGTGGTGGCACGCTTCGCGCCCACCGTCGAACCGGACTCCGCCGAGGTCATCGACGCAATTGAAATGGCACTGGCAGAATTTGACGGACCGGCGGCCACAATCGAACTTTCCAAGGCTTAA
- a CDS encoding oxygenase MpaB family protein, which yields MRNFLREWQGEIKRVFTGSTDGQPAWVPRLAEGDDAGYHLPGSAVWAVHGSMTTIVAGVRALLMQALHPGALAGIHEHSDFRADPLSRLARTIRWIFTVTYGPQAAADEASARVRRLHEPVQGTYGDGQGGERSYSANNPELARWVHIAFVDAFLSAHKIWGAGIPGGPDAYVREWAQAGRLMGVEDPPLSEAEMREQLDRWYNNGELVADGRVAETVEFIRNPPLHPLLRPGYRIIFAGAVYSLEPKYRRMLGLQIPRLGPFPLPVRLATKVTLGVVHLALGRGPGPSEQAARERLHRLGYAGT from the coding sequence ATGCGAAATTTCCTCAGGGAATGGCAGGGCGAAATCAAACGGGTATTCACCGGTAGCACTGACGGTCAACCCGCTTGGGTTCCGCGGCTGGCCGAAGGGGACGACGCCGGCTATCACCTTCCCGGCTCGGCCGTCTGGGCGGTGCACGGCTCCATGACCACCATTGTGGCTGGGGTCCGCGCGCTCCTGATGCAGGCCTTGCACCCCGGGGCGCTGGCGGGAATCCACGAGCACTCCGACTTCCGCGCAGATCCGCTCAGCCGGCTGGCCCGGACCATCCGCTGGATCTTCACCGTCACCTATGGCCCACAGGCCGCCGCCGACGAGGCTTCCGCCCGAGTCCGTCGGCTGCACGAGCCTGTACAGGGTACGTACGGTGACGGGCAAGGCGGCGAGCGGAGCTACTCGGCCAACAATCCGGAACTCGCCCGCTGGGTCCACATCGCGTTCGTGGACGCCTTCCTCTCGGCCCACAAAATCTGGGGTGCCGGGATCCCTGGCGGCCCCGACGCCTATGTCCGCGAGTGGGCCCAGGCCGGACGGCTGATGGGCGTAGAGGATCCGCCCCTGAGCGAGGCCGAAATGCGGGAGCAACTGGACCGCTGGTATAACAACGGTGAGCTGGTGGCGGACGGCAGGGTTGCCGAGACCGTTGAGTTCATCCGCAACCCGCCACTGCATCCGCTGCTGCGCCCCGGCTACCGGATCATCTTCGCCGGCGCCGTCTATAGCCTTGAGCCGAAGTACCGCCGCATGCTGGGGCTCCAGATCCCTCGGCTGGGGCCGTTCCCGCTCCCCGTGAGGCTGGCAACGAAGGTGACTCTCGGCGTCGTACATCTTGCCCTTGGACGTGGGCCTGGACCCAGCGAACAAGCGGCTCGGGAGCGCCTCCACCGCTTGGGCTACGCGGGCACGTGA
- a CDS encoding DNA polymerase III subunit gamma and tau has translation MTVTTTALYRRYRPDSFADVIGQEHVTEPLMTALRKNRVNHAYLFSGPRGCGKTTSARILARCLNCAQGPTDTPCGTCPSCIELARGGSGSLDVIEIDAASHGGVDDARDLRERATYAPVRDRYKIFIIDEAHMVTSAGFNALLKIVEEPPEHIKFIFATTEPDKVIGTIRSRTHHYPFRLVPPEPLMAYLELLCNQENVPVAPGVLSLVVRAGGGSVRDSLSVLDQLMAGAGPNGLDYELAVALLGYTHASLLDDVVEAVAASDAATVFRAVDRVVQTGHDPRRFVEDLLERFRDLIIVQAMPESAQVILRGMPADQIARLQNQAHNLGASELSRAADVTNTALTEMTGATSPRLHLELLCARILLPSSEQTERGIAARIDRVERRLNYAGNDVGAPAPAGAAVSAGPAAVSAVPTAATPAPAAPVSVQPVSAAAVSEAPAAALPVAAVPAAAPQVAAAPVAAQQPPAPVAAQQPSGPAAAGPGSARPPVSGAEQTRPSLTPPRVSTNDWPVDESTGRRPAPTPQASGQPTRETGADAPRAVSPATPPASTGAAGTGDVEVLRRAWPEVLQTLSKIKRSTWALVEPNAQVGAFDGQVLTLSFSTAGLAGAFGRADHAENLRQAIHKTVGIDCQITAVAGGANRAASAEPNPKAPASPEASPEAPASSADVAWGLAPASAVSTHEVLATAPAPSPAPSPATSAPEPAVPPATAAPAPTAGAAAPEETVQHTGDVSASPAIEAARVPAARGQSVPAEPDDTAGSYAYSDDDWGPPRDEDAPPLDEEPPMDWDPSAATPRLSPSQPEPSAAAPAKRPARGAPKAAAAKASPASRSSASASAAPSQADTALDPWGRAVEQAPGVWVVGTEPNVGKNPSTSVPEEAKETAPAPTYEPATAQVPQASSVVSQSEADASWGLPPVASAATSDVAAQHPAAPPSHAPESDASEPAVPQSAAPVSQAPAGQAPASQTPGSPAVPPVEAVVPERAEVREYAMASTAPAAAPLQPAPATSESAAAARQSLYQRLSNSPEAEAGRAKAPARAAAATYVQDIPSADDETIEESGVFGRAAVERILGGKLIEERSPDGSPIVSRF, from the coding sequence GTGACTGTTACTACCACCGCCCTTTACCGCAGATACCGCCCGGACTCCTTCGCTGACGTTATCGGGCAGGAACATGTCACCGAGCCGCTGATGACGGCACTGCGGAAAAACCGTGTCAACCACGCCTATCTCTTCTCCGGCCCACGCGGTTGCGGAAAGACCACCTCCGCCCGCATCCTGGCCCGCTGCCTCAACTGCGCCCAAGGCCCCACAGATACTCCCTGCGGTACGTGCCCTAGCTGCATTGAACTGGCCCGCGGCGGTTCAGGCTCCCTGGACGTCATCGAGATCGACGCCGCCAGCCATGGCGGCGTCGATGACGCCCGCGACCTCCGCGAGCGCGCAACGTACGCTCCGGTCCGCGACCGCTACAAGATCTTCATCATCGATGAGGCCCACATGGTCACCTCGGCCGGGTTCAACGCCCTGCTGAAGATCGTTGAAGAGCCGCCGGAGCACATCAAGTTCATCTTCGCCACCACGGAGCCGGACAAGGTCATCGGCACCATCCGCTCCCGCACGCACCACTACCCTTTCCGGCTTGTCCCGCCGGAGCCGCTGATGGCGTACCTGGAGCTGCTCTGCAACCAGGAAAACGTTCCCGTGGCTCCCGGCGTTCTGTCGCTGGTGGTCCGGGCCGGCGGCGGCTCCGTCCGCGATTCCCTGTCCGTGCTGGACCAGCTGATGGCCGGAGCCGGACCCAACGGCCTCGACTACGAACTTGCCGTAGCCCTCCTCGGCTACACCCACGCATCGTTGCTGGATGACGTGGTGGAAGCTGTGGCCGCCTCAGATGCCGCCACTGTTTTCCGGGCTGTGGACCGCGTGGTGCAGACCGGCCACGATCCCCGCCGCTTCGTCGAGGACCTGCTGGAGCGCTTCCGCGACCTCATCATCGTCCAGGCCATGCCCGAAAGCGCCCAGGTCATCCTCCGCGGCATGCCTGCGGACCAGATCGCCCGGCTCCAGAACCAGGCGCACAACCTCGGGGCTTCCGAACTCTCCCGCGCCGCCGATGTCACCAACACTGCGCTGACCGAGATGACCGGCGCCACGTCTCCGCGCCTGCACCTTGAGCTTCTCTGCGCCCGCATCCTGCTCCCCAGTTCGGAACAGACGGAACGCGGCATCGCTGCGCGGATCGACCGCGTGGAGCGGCGCCTGAATTACGCCGGGAACGACGTCGGCGCTCCCGCTCCGGCTGGTGCTGCGGTTTCGGCTGGACCCGCTGCGGTTTCCGCGGTGCCGACAGCGGCAACGCCGGCTCCTGCTGCACCCGTTTCCGTACAACCAGTTTCTGCGGCAGCCGTTTCTGAGGCGCCCGCTGCGGCACTTCCGGTTGCTGCGGTTCCGGCCGCGGCACCGCAAGTTGCTGCGGCGCCGGTTGCTGCGCAGCAGCCTCCGGCGCCGGTTGCTGCGCAGCAGCCTTCAGGGCCAGCGGCTGCCGGTCCCGGGTCGGCCCGGCCACCGGTATCCGGAGCCGAACAGACCAGGCCGTCGCTGACGCCGCCCCGGGTCAGCACCAACGACTGGCCGGTTGACGAGTCCACAGGCAGGCGGCCCGCTCCCACACCGCAGGCATCCGGTCAGCCCACCCGGGAGACCGGGGCAGACGCCCCCCGCGCAGTTTCCCCGGCCACCCCGCCGGCAAGCACCGGGGCCGCCGGGACAGGCGACGTCGAAGTCCTGCGCCGCGCCTGGCCGGAAGTTCTGCAGACACTCTCCAAGATCAAACGCAGCACGTGGGCCCTGGTTGAGCCGAACGCCCAGGTGGGTGCATTTGACGGCCAGGTCCTGACACTGTCGTTCAGCACTGCCGGGTTGGCTGGCGCTTTCGGCCGGGCTGATCACGCTGAAAACCTGCGGCAGGCGATCCACAAAACGGTGGGCATCGACTGCCAGATCACCGCAGTCGCCGGTGGCGCCAACAGGGCAGCGAGCGCTGAGCCAAACCCAAAAGCTCCCGCTAGTCCGGAAGCCAGCCCGGAAGCTCCGGCCAGTTCAGCCGATGTCGCGTGGGGCCTGGCCCCTGCCAGCGCCGTTTCCACGCATGAGGTCCTGGCCACCGCGCCGGCACCTTCGCCAGCCCCCTCCCCCGCGACGAGTGCTCCCGAACCGGCCGTGCCTCCTGCCACTGCTGCACCTGCACCGACTGCAGGCGCGGCAGCTCCTGAAGAAACAGTCCAGCACACCGGCGACGTCAGCGCGTCGCCAGCCATTGAGGCCGCCCGGGTACCAGCCGCCCGGGGACAGTCGGTACCAGCTGAGCCTGATGACACTGCCGGTTCGTACGCCTACTCCGATGACGATTGGGGTCCTCCCCGCGACGAAGATGCACCGCCTCTGGACGAGGAACCCCCCATGGACTGGGATCCCTCGGCGGCTACCCCACGCCTATCGCCTTCACAGCCTGAGCCTTCAGCGGCCGCACCCGCCAAGCGGCCCGCTCGAGGTGCTCCAAAGGCTGCTGCAGCAAAGGCCTCCCCAGCAAGCAGGTCCTCCGCTTCTGCATCGGCCGCTCCGTCACAGGCAGACACAGCACTGGATCCGTGGGGCAGGGCCGTCGAGCAGGCCCCTGGCGTATGGGTTGTTGGCACCGAGCCCAATGTTGGCAAAAACCCGAGCACGTCCGTCCCGGAGGAAGCCAAGGAGACGGCTCCTGCGCCCACCTACGAGCCGGCTACTGCCCAGGTCCCCCAGGCGTCGTCTGTCGTTAGCCAGTCTGAAGCCGACGCCAGTTGGGGCTTGCCTCCCGTAGCTTCTGCCGCAACCTCGGACGTCGCCGCACAACATCCAGCCGCACCGCCAAGCCACGCTCCAGAAAGCGACGCATCAGAACCTGCGGTGCCCCAGAGCGCCGCGCCAGTCAGTCAGGCACCAGCCGGCCAAGCCCCAGCTAGCCAAACCCCAGGATCCCCGGCAGTCCCGCCGGTGGAAGCAGTGGTTCCCGAACGTGCTGAGGTCCGCGAGTACGCCATGGCATCGACTGCTCCGGCTGCCGCACCCCTGCAGCCGGCACCGGCAACCTCCGAGTCCGCTGCTGCCGCCCGTCAAAGTCTTTACCAGCGCCTGTCCAACAGCCCCGAGGCCGAAGCCGGACGTGCCAAGGCTCCGGCCAGGGCTGCCGCCGCCACCTATGTCCAGGACATTCCGAGCGCGGACGATGAAACCATCGAGGAATCCGGCGTCTTTGGACGCGCCGCCGTCGAGCGTATTCTGGGCGGAAAGCTGATCGAGGAGCGATCCCCGGACGGAAGCCCCATCGTTTCAAGGTTCTAG
- the recR gene encoding recombination mediator RecR, protein MYEGAVQELIDELGRLPGVGPKSAQRLAFHILEADPQDMKRLVEAITMVKERVKFCTVCGNVTEQELCNICRDPRRDPSVICVVEESKDVLAVERTRSFRGRYHVLGGAINPIAGVGPEQLRIRELLTRLNDGAIQEVIIATDPNLEGEATATYLARMLKTIGIVVTRLASGLPVGGDLEYADEVTLGRAFEGRRNALT, encoded by the coding sequence GTGTACGAAGGTGCAGTCCAGGAGCTGATTGACGAGCTCGGACGGCTTCCCGGTGTCGGTCCCAAATCCGCCCAGCGGCTTGCCTTCCACATCCTCGAAGCGGACCCCCAGGACATGAAGCGACTCGTGGAAGCCATCACCATGGTGAAGGAACGCGTGAAGTTCTGCACCGTATGCGGCAACGTCACCGAGCAGGAATTATGCAACATCTGCCGCGATCCGCGCCGGGACCCGTCAGTCATTTGTGTGGTGGAGGAGTCCAAGGACGTCCTCGCGGTGGAGCGCACCCGATCCTTCCGCGGCCGCTATCACGTGCTGGGCGGAGCCATCAATCCCATTGCCGGCGTCGGTCCCGAACAGCTGCGGATCCGGGAACTCCTGACCCGGCTGAACGACGGCGCCATCCAGGAAGTCATTATCGCCACCGACCCCAACCTCGAAGGCGAAGCAACGGCCACGTACCTGGCGAGGATGCTGAAGACAATCGGCATCGTGGTGACCCGGCTGGCCTCCGGCCTGCCGGTGGGCGGCGATCTTGAGTACGCAGACGAAGTCACCCTCGGCCGTGCATTCGAAGGCCGCCGCAACGCCCTGACCTGA